Proteins from one Xenorhabdus griffiniae genomic window:
- the aroB gene encoding 3-dehydroquinate synthase codes for MEQVTVTLGERSYPITIAEGLFSDSEAFKPLQAGQQVMIVTNETLAPLYLEQVKSTLQRMDLRVNAVILPDGEQHKSLFVLNDIFSALLENNHGRDTTLIALGGGVIGDMTGFAAASYQRGVRFIQVPTTLLSQVDSSVGGKTGVNHPLGKNMIGAFYQPASVIVDLNCLKTLPAQELYSGLAEVIKYGIILDGEFFGWFEENIEKLLALDNQAMAYCIRRCCELKALVVAADEQERSGMRALLNLGHTFGHAIEAEMGYGVWLHGHAVAAGMVMAAKASELVGTFAKQDTQRIIRLLERAKLPVNGPEAMSPEAYLPHMMRDKKVSAGKLHLVLPTAIGEAQLRSDIGKDVILDAIRLAQLSLR; via the coding sequence ATGGAACAAGTGACTGTTACGTTAGGTGAAAGAAGCTATCCAATTACCATAGCCGAAGGGCTATTTTCTGACAGTGAGGCATTCAAGCCTCTGCAAGCGGGTCAACAAGTCATGATTGTGACCAACGAAACGCTGGCTCCCCTGTATCTCGAACAGGTGAAATCCACATTGCAGAGAATGGATCTTCGGGTAAATGCAGTTATCTTGCCTGACGGTGAACAGCACAAATCACTTTTTGTGCTCAATGACATTTTTTCCGCCTTGCTGGAAAATAATCATGGCCGTGACACAACGCTTATCGCCCTTGGTGGTGGTGTAATCGGTGATATGACGGGGTTTGCCGCAGCTAGCTATCAACGCGGTGTTCGTTTCATCCAAGTACCCACCACGCTGCTCTCTCAGGTTGACTCTTCCGTCGGTGGAAAAACAGGAGTCAACCACCCCCTCGGCAAAAATATGATAGGCGCGTTCTACCAGCCAGCTTCAGTTATTGTCGATCTCAATTGTCTGAAAACATTACCTGCTCAAGAGTTATATTCAGGTCTGGCTGAAGTCATTAAATATGGCATCATTCTGGATGGCGAATTCTTTGGCTGGTTTGAAGAGAATATTGAGAAATTACTGGCCCTCGACAACCAGGCAATGGCTTACTGCATCCGTCGTTGCTGCGAACTTAAAGCGTTGGTTGTTGCAGCTGATGAACAAGAACGCAGTGGAATGCGGGCTCTGTTAAACCTTGGCCATACCTTTGGACATGCGATTGAGGCTGAAATGGGTTACGGCGTCTGGCTGCATGGTCATGCTGTTGCTGCGGGTATGGTGATGGCGGCCAAAGCATCTGAACTTGTCGGCACATTCGCAAAACAGGATACCCAACGTATCATCCGCTTGCTGGAACGCGCAAAATTACCTGTCAATGGCCCAGAAGCAATGTCCCCTGAGGCCTATTTACCTCATATGATGCGTGATAAAAAAGTTTCTGCTGGGAAACTGCATCTGGTATTACCGACCGCTATTGGGGAAGCACAACTTCGTTCTGATATTGGGAAAGACGTTATCTTGGATGCTATTCGTCTAGCTCAGCTATCCCTCCGCTAG
- a CDS encoding DUF485 domain-containing protein, whose product MSDDIYQEIENNSRFKELVKKRGRFAWLLSIIMLVLYVGFIFLIAFAPEWLGTQLHENTSVTRGIPVGIGIIFISFILTGIYVIRANGEFDRLTSTILNEVRK is encoded by the coding sequence ATGAGTGACGACATTTATCAAGAGATTGAAAATAACTCTCGCTTTAAGGAGCTAGTTAAGAAGCGAGGACGTTTTGCCTGGCTGTTATCCATCATTATGTTAGTGCTTTATGTTGGTTTTATTTTCCTTATTGCTTTTGCGCCTGAATGGCTTGGAACACAACTTCATGAAAATACCAGTGTGACGCGGGGAATTCCTGTAGGAATTGGCATCATCTTCATATCTTTCATACTGACTGGAATTTATGTAATCAGGGCGAATGGTGAATTTGATCGTCTAACGTCAACCATTCTCAACGAGGTGAGAAAATGA
- the trpS gene encoding tryptophan--tRNA ligase, whose translation MNEPTAMKPNSQKPIVFSGAQPSGELTIGNYMGALRQWVKMQDEYDCIYCIVNQHAITVRQDPNELKKRTLDTLALYLACGIDPKKSTIFVQSHVPQHSQLSWVLNCYAYFGELSRMTQFKDKSARHAENINAGLFDYPVLMAADILLYQANQIPVGIDQKQHLELTRDLALRFNALYGDIFTVPEPFIPTGGARVMSLQDPSKKMSKSDDNRNNVIALLEDPKSVAKKIKRAVTDSDEPPCVRYDQENKPGVSNLLDILAGVTGKTIPELEAEFEGKMYGHLKGAVADAVSEMLTGLQERFHHFRNDEALLNQIMAEGAAKAQARAQATLDKVYEAVGLIAHP comes from the coding sequence ATGAATGAACCCACTGCAATGAAACCAAACTCCCAAAAACCTATTGTATTCAGCGGCGCACAACCCTCCGGTGAATTGACCATCGGTAACTATATGGGGGCGTTACGTCAGTGGGTTAAAATGCAAGATGAATACGATTGCATCTATTGCATCGTTAACCAGCACGCCATTACCGTGCGTCAAGATCCTAATGAACTGAAAAAACGCACGCTGGACACGCTGGCGCTTTACCTTGCCTGTGGTATTGATCCAAAGAAAAGTACCATCTTCGTTCAGTCACACGTGCCACAACATTCCCAGTTAAGCTGGGTGCTAAATTGCTACGCTTATTTCGGTGAACTAAGCCGTATGACTCAGTTCAAGGATAAATCAGCTCGCCATGCAGAAAATATCAATGCTGGCCTGTTTGATTATCCGGTTCTAATGGCTGCCGATATTTTGCTTTATCAGGCTAATCAGATCCCTGTGGGTATTGACCAAAAGCAGCACCTTGAATTAACCCGTGATTTGGCGCTGCGGTTTAACGCTTTATATGGCGATATTTTCACTGTTCCAGAGCCATTCATTCCAACAGGTGGTGCTCGCGTGATGTCATTGCAAGATCCAAGCAAGAAAATGTCGAAATCGGATGATAATCGCAATAACGTCATTGCTCTGCTGGAAGACCCTAAATCCGTCGCCAAGAAAATTAAACGCGCGGTTACCGATTCTGACGAGCCACCTTGCGTGCGTTATGATCAGGAAAACAAACCCGGCGTTTCCAACTTACTGGATATCCTCGCTGGTGTAACAGGTAAAACTATTCCTGAATTAGAAGCCGAGTTTGAAGGTAAAATGTACGGCCATCTGAAAGGAGCCGTCGCAGACGCAGTAAGTGAAATGCTGACAGGCTTACAGGAACGTTTCCATCATTTCCGTAATGATGAAGCTTTACTTAACCAAATTATGGCAGAAGGTGCGGCCAAGGCTCAGGCTCGCGCTCAGGCAACCTTGGATAAAGTCTATGAAGCGGTAGGCTTGATCGCTCATCCGTAA
- the yiiM gene encoding 6-hydroxyaminopurine reductase yields MYYPQIYRGKISSSETLGFSAINKLVVNGRLQLTSLGLEGDEQAETRFHGGADRALCHYPGEHYLFWKRQFPELAELFASPLFGENISTEGMTEDNVYIGDIFHWGEALIQVTQPRSPCYKLNFITNINEFAAMMQNNGRCGWLYRVISPGLVSAGEPIKLLSRNSDVSVKEAISIAFHNPFDEELYRRLMGAAGLSASWNLTMQKRILHGKIEDFNRRLLGN; encoded by the coding sequence ATGTATTATCCACAAATATATAGAGGCAAAATATCATCGTCAGAAACATTGGGTTTCAGTGCGATCAATAAATTGGTGGTGAATGGTCGTTTACAGCTAACCTCTCTTGGGCTAGAAGGCGATGAACAAGCGGAAACTCGCTTTCATGGTGGCGCTGATCGTGCGCTTTGCCATTATCCAGGTGAGCATTACCTATTTTGGAAAAGGCAATTTCCTGAATTGGCGGAATTATTTGCCTCCCCCTTGTTTGGTGAAAATATATCTACAGAAGGCATGACAGAAGATAATGTCTATATTGGTGATATTTTCCACTGGGGTGAAGCTCTGATTCAAGTAACTCAACCACGTTCTCCATGTTATAAACTCAATTTTATTACAAACATCAATGAGTTTGCTGCGATGATGCAAAATAATGGGCGATGTGGTTGGTTATATCGAGTTATCTCTCCTGGTTTGGTCAGTGCTGGTGAACCGATAAAACTGTTAAGCCGTAATAGCGATGTTTCTGTTAAGGAAGCTATTTCCATTGCTTTTCATAACCCATTTGATGAAGAGCTGTATCGTCGTTTAATGGGGGCGGCTGGGCTGTCTGCCAGTTGGAATCTGACGATGCAAAAGCGCATATTGCATGGAAAAATCGAGGATTTTAATCGTCGTTTATTGGGTAATTAA
- the rpe gene encoding ribulose-phosphate 3-epimerase: MKKDFLIAPSILSADFARLGEDTAKVLAAGADVVHFDVMDNHYVPNLTIGPMVCQALRDYGITAPIDVHLMVKPVDRIIPDFAQAGATYITFHPEASEHIDRTLQLIKEHGCKAGLVFNPATPLSYLDYVLDKLDVILLMSVNPGFGGQSFIPETLKKLRQVRKIIDNSGYDIRLEVDGGIKPNNIAAAAQAGADMFVAGSAIFSQPDYKAVIDEMRRELSKVA; this comes from the coding sequence ATGAAGAAAGATTTTCTGATTGCCCCATCCATTCTATCTGCAGATTTTGCCCGATTAGGTGAAGATACCGCTAAGGTGTTGGCAGCAGGTGCTGATGTTGTGCACTTTGATGTCATGGATAACCATTACGTGCCAAATTTGACGATTGGCCCAATGGTCTGCCAGGCATTGCGCGACTATGGCATTACTGCGCCAATTGATGTTCACCTAATGGTAAAACCTGTTGATCGCATTATTCCTGATTTTGCTCAGGCTGGTGCAACTTATATCACTTTCCATCCTGAAGCGAGTGAGCATATCGATCGCACTCTGCAACTTATCAAGGAACATGGCTGCAAAGCGGGCTTGGTTTTCAATCCAGCAACGCCGCTTAGCTATCTTGATTATGTATTAGATAAGTTGGATGTGATTCTGTTGATGTCTGTTAACCCAGGTTTCGGTGGTCAATCTTTCATTCCAGAAACACTGAAAAAACTGCGTCAGGTACGCAAAATCATTGATAACAGCGGATACGATATCCGTCTCGAAGTTGATGGGGGTATCAAACCCAATAATATTGCTGCGGCAGCTCAAGCTGGCGCAGATATGTTCGTTGCCGGCTCAGCTATTTTCAGCCAGCCAGATTATAAAGCGGTTATTGATGAGATGCGCCGCGAATTATCGAAGGTAGCATAA
- a CDS encoding SPOR domain-containing protein gives MDELKSENKQKTASELKPDTSDRNPQRSRSQFNQPKLAISRQQIMIGVGILVLLLLIIAISSALKSPTEHEKQQNAAEKSIDLSGSPSLSANSTGSEQENPSEPVTHGAREISPPPINSTPSKDLPPDTGTGGYNQRIELPGDISDALNQQQSTINHSVQNNLTQPQAKPTTSPVEPSKPEKVTPPKIENKAREDNHSKATSQYQTNKKHIADAGGDLLKAPANRFTLQLSSASRSDTLSAFAKKNNLANYKVYATKRDGKTWFILIHGNYGSVSDAKRAISALPAEVQAKKPWVRKLQQVQQDLKK, from the coding sequence GTGGACGAATTAAAATCAGAAAACAAACAAAAAACAGCAAGTGAATTAAAGCCTGATACTTCTGATCGCAATCCTCAGCGTTCCAGAAGCCAATTTAATCAACCTAAGCTCGCAATATCTCGCCAACAAATAATGATCGGTGTTGGCATTTTGGTACTTTTACTTCTGATTATTGCTATCAGCTCTGCATTAAAATCACCCACTGAGCATGAAAAACAGCAAAATGCAGCGGAAAAGAGTATTGACCTTTCTGGTTCTCCTTCGCTTTCTGCCAATTCCACTGGTAGCGAGCAAGAAAATCCGTCAGAACCAGTAACTCATGGCGCACGTGAAATCAGTCCGCCACCCATTAATAGTACACCCAGCAAAGATCTTCCTCCCGACACTGGAACGGGTGGCTACAATCAACGTATAGAGTTACCCGGTGATATTTCCGATGCTTTGAATCAACAACAAAGTACCATTAATCATTCTGTGCAAAACAATCTGACACAACCGCAGGCCAAACCCACGACTTCACCTGTTGAGCCAAGCAAACCAGAGAAAGTTACACCACCGAAAATAGAGAATAAGGCCAGAGAAGACAATCACTCCAAAGCAACTAGTCAATATCAGACCAATAAAAAGCATATCGCCGATGCTGGTGGTGATCTGCTGAAAGCACCCGCAAATCGATTCACACTACAATTGAGTAGTGCCAGCCGTTCTGATACCTTAAGCGCCTTCGCGAAAAAAAATAACCTTGCTAATTACAAGGTTTATGCGACTAAACGCGATGGCAAAACATGGTTTATCTTGATCCACGGTAATTATGGTTCTGTTTCTGATGCTAAAAGAGCCATTTCCGCACTGCCTGCTGAAGTTCAGGCTAAAAAGCCTTGGGTCAGAAAACTACAACAAGTTCAGCAAGATCTGAAAAAATAA
- the sodA gene encoding superoxide dismutase [Mn] produces the protein MSHSLPSLPYSYDALEPHFDKQTMEIHHTKHHQTYVTNTNTALEAFPELSELHIDELIQQLDKIPADKRTFIRNNAGGHSNHSLFWKGLKLGTVLDGALKAAIERDFGNIDSFKEKFEQAAATRFGSGWAWLVLKEDGKLAVVSTANQDSPLMGEEIAGASGYPIVGLDVWEHAYYLKYQNRRPDYIKAFWHVVNWDEAAKRYEEKTK, from the coding sequence ATGAGCCATTCATTGCCTTCTCTACCTTACTCCTATGATGCGCTAGAGCCTCATTTCGATAAACAAACGATGGAAATTCACCATACTAAACACCATCAGACGTATGTCACTAACACGAATACGGCTCTGGAAGCCTTTCCAGAATTAAGCGAACTTCATATCGATGAACTCATTCAGCAGCTTGATAAAATTCCAGCTGATAAACGCACTTTTATTCGTAACAATGCGGGTGGTCACTCAAACCATAGCCTGTTTTGGAAAGGTTTAAAATTAGGCACAGTATTGGATGGTGCTTTGAAGGCCGCGATTGAGCGTGATTTTGGCAATATTGACAGTTTCAAAGAAAAATTTGAACAAGCGGCAGCAACTCGTTTTGGCTCTGGCTGGGCGTGGTTGGTACTGAAAGAAGATGGCAAACTGGCTGTTGTTTCAACGGCCAATCAGGATAGCCCACTAATGGGTGAAGAAATAGCGGGCGCTTCTGGTTACCCGATTGTGGGTCTGGATGTATGGGAACATGCTTATTACCTGAAATATCAAAATCGCCGCCCTGATTACATCAAAGCATTTTGGCATGTAGTCAACTGGGATGAAGCAGCAAAACGTTACGAAGAAAAAACGAAATAA
- the acs gene encoding acetate--CoA ligase has protein sequence MTQIIKHLIPADIADTALISKQQYLYDYQRSLQDPEGFWGEKGNVVDWIRPYTKVKNTSFDPGHISIRWFEDGTLNLSANCLDRHLQERGDQTAIIWEGDNPAESRHVTYRELHHDVCQFANVLKKLGIKKGDVVAIYMPMVPEAAVAMLACARIGAIHSVIFGGFSPDAIAGRVIDCNAKLVVTADEGLRAGRTIPLKKNVDEALNHSDVTSVTHVVVFKRTGNTKNWNDNSDLWWHELTESVSAECPAEEIGAEDPLFILYTSGSTGKPKGVLHTTGGYLVYTSLTFKYTFDYRPGEIYWCTADIGWVTGHSYLLYGPLSCGATTLMFEGVPNYPNVNRLCQVVDKHKVNILYTAPTAIRALMAEGDKAIEGTKRTSLRIMGSVGEPINPEAWEWYYKKIGNSKCPIVDTWWQTETGGFMITPLPGATDLKAGSATLPFFGISPALVDNSGEILEGVSEGNLVITDSWPAQARTLYGDHERFEQTYFSTFKGMYFSGDGARRDEDGYYWITGRVDDVLNISGHRLGTAEIESALVAYPKIAEAAVVGIPHHIKGQAIYAYVTLVHGEEPSPELYTAVRDWVRKEIGPIATPDILHWTDSLPKTRSGKIMRRILRKIASGDTSNLGDTSTLADPGVVEKLLEEKQSINMS, from the coding sequence ATGACTCAAATAATCAAGCATCTTATTCCTGCTGATATTGCAGACACGGCCCTGATAAGCAAGCAACAGTACCTATATGACTATCAAAGGTCATTACAAGACCCAGAGGGTTTCTGGGGTGAAAAAGGTAACGTAGTTGACTGGATTAGGCCCTACACCAAGGTCAAAAATACCTCTTTCGATCCTGGGCATATCAGCATCCGCTGGTTTGAAGATGGCACCCTGAACTTAAGTGCCAATTGTCTTGATCGCCATTTGCAAGAACGTGGTGATCAAACTGCCATTATATGGGAAGGAGATAATCCCGCAGAATCTCGCCATGTTACCTATCGAGAATTACATCATGACGTCTGCCAGTTTGCTAATGTATTGAAAAAACTGGGGATCAAAAAAGGCGATGTTGTGGCTATCTATATGCCAATGGTGCCAGAAGCCGCCGTCGCAATGTTGGCCTGTGCCCGTATCGGAGCGATCCATTCCGTCATTTTTGGTGGCTTCTCTCCTGATGCCATCGCTGGCCGAGTGATCGATTGCAACGCTAAGCTCGTGGTTACCGCAGATGAAGGCTTGCGAGCAGGCCGCACAATCCCATTGAAAAAAAATGTCGATGAGGCGCTCAACCATTCTGACGTTACTAGTGTGACTCATGTGGTTGTTTTTAAGCGTACCGGAAATACCAAAAACTGGAATGACAATAGTGATTTATGGTGGCACGAACTGACCGAAAGTGTGAGTGCTGAGTGTCCCGCTGAAGAAATAGGTGCCGAAGATCCATTATTCATTCTTTATACTTCAGGCTCTACAGGCAAACCTAAAGGCGTCCTGCATACGACGGGTGGTTATTTAGTCTACACATCTTTAACGTTTAAATACACGTTTGACTATCGTCCAGGAGAGATTTACTGGTGTACCGCCGACATAGGGTGGGTAACAGGGCATAGTTACCTGCTATATGGGCCTCTGTCTTGTGGAGCCACCACTTTAATGTTTGAAGGTGTCCCCAACTATCCCAATGTTAACCGTCTTTGTCAGGTGGTTGATAAGCATAAAGTGAACATTCTTTATACTGCGCCAACCGCTATCAGAGCATTGATGGCCGAAGGTGATAAAGCCATAGAAGGTACTAAACGTACGTCATTGCGCATTATGGGATCTGTGGGCGAACCTATTAATCCAGAAGCATGGGAATGGTATTACAAAAAAATAGGCAACAGTAAATGTCCTATCGTAGATACATGGTGGCAAACCGAAACCGGTGGATTCATGATCACACCGTTACCAGGCGCTACCGATCTCAAAGCAGGCTCCGCCACTCTGCCGTTTTTTGGTATTAGTCCAGCCTTAGTTGATAATTCCGGTGAAATTTTAGAGGGCGTGAGTGAAGGCAATCTCGTTATCACAGATTCCTGGCCAGCACAGGCACGAACGTTATATGGCGATCATGAGCGTTTTGAACAGACTTATTTTTCCACTTTCAAGGGAATGTATTTCAGTGGCGATGGTGCTCGACGTGATGAAGATGGCTATTACTGGATCACTGGCCGTGTTGATGATGTTCTGAATATTTCAGGCCATCGTTTGGGAACCGCAGAAATTGAATCAGCCTTAGTTGCATACCCCAAAATCGCTGAAGCTGCCGTTGTGGGTATCCCGCATCATATTAAAGGACAAGCTATTTACGCCTATGTCACGCTAGTTCATGGTGAAGAACCTTCTCCTGAGCTGTATACCGCAGTCAGAGATTGGGTTCGTAAAGAAATCGGCCCAATTGCAACACCTGATATCCTTCATTGGACAGACTCTCTGCCCAAAACGCGTTCTGGAAAGATTATGCGGCGTATTTTGCGCAAAATTGCTTCTGGTGATACCAGCAATTTAGGAGATACCTCCACGCTGGCCGATCCGGGTGTTGTTGAAAAACTGCTGGAAGAAAAACAATCCATCAATATGTCGTAA
- the dam gene encoding adenine-specific DNA-methyltransferase, with product MKKKRAFLKWAGGKYPLVDDIKRHLPEGDCLIEPFVGAGSVFLNTDYDSYILSDINSDLINLYNAVKSRADEFINHARPLFSSEFNTAENFYRLREEFNKSKDPFRRSLLFLYLNRHCYNGLCRYNSRGEFNVPFGRYKKPYFPENELYWFAEKSQKATFICQPYEIALNNASKGSVIYCDPPYAPLSATANFTAYHTNSFNLLDQENLANIAYHISSQKGIPVLISNHDTPMTREWYHQASLYIVKARRTISRNILARSKVDELLALYCQE from the coding sequence ATGAAAAAAAAACGCGCTTTCTTAAAATGGGCCGGTGGAAAATACCCCTTGGTAGATGATATTAAACGTCATCTGCCAGAGGGCGATTGCTTGATTGAGCCATTTGTTGGCGCAGGCTCGGTATTTCTCAATACCGATTATGATTCTTACATTTTGTCAGATATCAATAGCGATCTGATCAATCTGTACAATGCCGTAAAATCTCGTGCGGATGAATTTATTAATCATGCCCGTCCATTATTTTCATCGGAGTTCAACACTGCCGAAAACTTCTATCGCCTGCGAGAAGAGTTCAACAAAAGCAAAGATCCTTTTCGCCGCAGTTTGCTGTTTCTTTACCTGAACCGCCACTGCTATAACGGACTTTGTCGTTATAATTCACGGGGTGAATTTAATGTGCCTTTTGGCCGCTATAAAAAGCCTTATTTTCCTGAAAATGAGCTTTACTGGTTTGCAGAAAAATCCCAAAAGGCCACGTTCATCTGCCAACCTTACGAAATAGCATTAAACAATGCCTCAAAGGGTTCGGTGATTTATTGTGATCCCCCGTATGCCCCACTTTCGGCTACGGCTAATTTTACCGCCTATCATACAAATAGTTTTAACCTTCTCGATCAGGAAAATCTGGCGAATATCGCCTATCATATCTCGTCTCAAAAAGGCATTCCGGTACTCATATCTAACCATGACACTCCGATGACACGAGAATGGTATCATCAGGCTTCCCTTTATATTGTTAAAGCCCGCCGGACAATAAGCAGAAATATTCTTGCCCGCAGTAAAGTTGATGAACTTTTGGCGTTATACTGCCAGGAGTGA
- the actP gene encoding cation/acetate symporter ActP — MKKSVLLFSSLFPILAQASAISGNVEKQPLNIQAIIMFLLFVGLTLGITYWASKRTISRSDYYTAGGRITGFQNGMAIAGDYMSAASFLGISALVYTSGYDGLIYSIGFLVGWPIILFLIAERLRNLGRYTFADVASYRLKQRPIRTLSAMGSLVVVALYLIAQMVGAGKLIELLFGLNYYVAVVLVGILMVLYVLFGGMLATTWVQIIKAVLLLAGATFMAMMVMKAVNFNFNTLFKEAIAVHSLGPAIMSPGGLVSDPISALSLGLALMFGTAGLPHIVMRFFTVSDAKEARKSVFYATGFIGYFYILTFIIGFGAILLVSANPAFKDTTGALIGGTNMAAVHLANAVGGDFFLGFISAVAFATILAVVAGLTLAGASAVSHDLYANVIKRGQANERDELKVSKITVVILGLVAIGLGILFEKQNIAFMVGLAFSIAASCNFPIILLSMYWSKLTTRGALVGGWLGLLTAVVLMILGPTIWVSILGHEKPIYPYEYPALFSMFIAFIGAWLFSITDTSAQGMQERKMFRNQFIRSQTGIGIEQGKVH; from the coding sequence ATGAAAAAAAGCGTATTATTATTTTCCTCCCTCTTCCCTATCCTAGCTCAAGCAAGTGCCATTTCAGGTAATGTAGAAAAACAACCTTTGAATATTCAGGCAATTATCATGTTCCTGTTATTCGTCGGGTTAACGCTGGGCATTACTTACTGGGCTTCAAAGCGGACTATTTCACGCTCAGATTATTATACCGCTGGCGGTCGTATTACTGGATTCCAAAATGGTATGGCGATTGCAGGTGACTATATGTCTGCCGCCTCGTTTCTGGGTATTTCAGCGTTAGTTTATACCTCTGGCTATGATGGGCTGATCTATTCCATTGGCTTTCTGGTTGGCTGGCCAATTATTCTATTCCTGATTGCTGAAAGATTAAGAAATTTGGGGCGGTACACCTTCGCTGATGTCGCTTCTTATCGGCTGAAACAGCGCCCCATCCGTACCTTATCCGCAATGGGTTCGTTAGTTGTTGTTGCGTTATATCTAATAGCTCAGATGGTCGGAGCTGGAAAACTGATCGAGTTACTATTCGGATTAAATTATTATGTCGCTGTTGTCTTAGTCGGTATTTTGATGGTGCTTTATGTCTTATTTGGCGGAATGCTGGCGACAACATGGGTCCAGATTATTAAAGCCGTTTTGTTACTGGCAGGAGCAACATTCATGGCTATGATGGTCATGAAAGCGGTTAATTTCAATTTTAATACCCTGTTTAAAGAAGCTATTGCAGTACACTCCCTTGGACCTGCCATCATGAGTCCCGGAGGATTGGTATCTGATCCTATCTCTGCACTCTCTTTAGGATTGGCATTAATGTTCGGTACTGCAGGGTTGCCTCATATTGTCATGCGGTTTTTTACCGTCAGTGATGCTAAAGAAGCGCGTAAAAGTGTTTTCTATGCAACGGGCTTTATCGGCTATTTTTATATCCTGACGTTTATTATCGGATTTGGTGCAATTTTATTGGTCAGTGCCAACCCTGCATTCAAAGACACAACTGGAGCATTAATTGGTGGTACAAATATGGCCGCTGTCCATCTGGCAAACGCCGTTGGCGGTGATTTTTTCCTTGGTTTTATCTCTGCCGTTGCTTTTGCCACTATTTTAGCTGTAGTAGCCGGGTTAACACTAGCAGGCGCTTCCGCAGTATCTCATGATCTTTATGCCAATGTGATTAAACGAGGGCAAGCTAATGAACGAGATGAGCTAAAAGTCTCAAAAATTACCGTCGTTATTCTGGGATTGGTTGCTATTGGCTTGGGTATTTTATTCGAAAAACAAAACATTGCCTTTATGGTTGGTTTGGCTTTCTCCATTGCTGCAAGTTGTAATTTTCCTATTATTTTATTGTCAATGTATTGGAGCAAGCTGACTACACGTGGAGCGTTAGTTGGTGGATGGTTGGGATTACTGACAGCGGTTGTATTAATGATCCTAGGCCCTACGATTTGGGTTAGTATTCTTGGTCATGAAAAACCTATCTATCCTTATGAATATCCAGCTCTGTTTTCCATGTTTATCGCATTTATCGGAGCTTGGTTATTCTCAATTACCGATACTTCGGCACAAGGAATGCAGGAAAGGAAAATGTTTCGCAATCAGTTTATCCGCTCGCAAACAGGTATTGGTATCGAACAAGGGAAAGTGCATTAA
- a CDS encoding phosphoglycolate phosphatase, with protein MKNDVVKGIRAIAFDLDGTLVDSAGGLADALDQALMAKGLPAAGKEHVAVWIGNGADVMVERALKWAGAELSAELHSETRKLFDKFYETSVTTGSQLFPQVKETLAELANHHLPMAIVTNKPTPFIAPLLESLGISEYFSLVLGGDDVKEKKPHPAPLYLTMGMFGLHKEELLFVGDSRNDILAAQAAGCPCVGLTYGYNYGESIASSHPNYVLDHFSDLLPIIGLSTLNPLSSLKIQEA; from the coding sequence ATGAAAAATGATGTCGTAAAAGGAATTCGTGCCATTGCATTTGATTTGGATGGCACACTGGTGGACAGTGCGGGCGGTCTGGCTGATGCTTTGGATCAGGCTCTGATGGCCAAAGGCTTACCCGCCGCGGGCAAGGAACACGTCGCTGTCTGGATAGGCAATGGTGCTGATGTCATGGTTGAACGCGCGTTAAAGTGGGCTGGAGCAGAACTGTCTGCCGAATTGCATAGCGAAACACGCAAGTTGTTTGATAAGTTTTATGAAACCAGTGTAACCACAGGCAGCCAACTGTTTCCCCAGGTAAAAGAAACGTTGGCAGAACTGGCAAACCACCATTTGCCAATGGCGATTGTTACGAATAAACCCACCCCTTTTATTGCTCCATTGCTGGAATCATTAGGTATCAGTGAATACTTTTCATTGGTACTCGGCGGTGACGATGTTAAAGAGAAAAAGCCTCATCCCGCACCACTCTATCTAACGATGGGTATGTTTGGTTTGCATAAAGAAGAATTGCTTTTTGTTGGCGATTCCCGTAATGATATTTTGGCTGCGCAAGCGGCAGGTTGCCCATGTGTTGGCTTAACCTATGGCTATAACTACGGAGAGTCGATAGCATCGAGCCACCCAAATTATGTATTGGACCATTTTTCGGATTTACTCCCAATTATTGGACTATCCACTTTGAACCCATTATCCAGTCTGAAAATACAGGAAGCTTAA